The following are from one region of the Onthophagus taurus isolate NC unplaced genomic scaffold, IU_Otau_3.0 ScKx7SY_15, whole genome shotgun sequence genome:
- the LOC139432352 gene encoding uncharacterized protein has product MRPVTVPLESPNFYLPHHGVIRESSTTTKLRVVFNGSQKTSSGLSLNDCLHTGPKHQSELIDVLLRWRRHPVAFACDLEKIYCQIDVHQDDWQFQRIVWRENPSEPLQSYDLTTVTYGLSCAPYLAIRCIRQLAEEHVEEQPLGSSALFRDTYVDDIISGANDIDEVQELIFQLNRVSRAGGFLARKWISNVSEALAYVPSDLLSDTETLRVQDNNSLRALGILWNNSTDDFLFCFNNDDFDFRDLTKRKGLSFIAHLFDPLGWLSPIIVTAKIFVQNLCTCNLEWDEILPYDLSLQWNEYINSFQTCPVIRIPRWLGITRDCSSIELHGFADASSAFGAVVYLRVSSAPLKRVTIPRLELCAAVFHFSRPFRGGHRLFNFSTSDFPEEEVSVNLYSDCGTNLVGADPELRSMFSAASEEWKEMASLLSGDDTRWKFNPPGAPHFSGKWKAGVKSVKGHLRKVIGSTLLTYEEYNTVLIQIEAVLNSRPLCSISDDPNNFDVLTPGHFLIGNALTVVPEPSGFDEKISRLSRWQLLRRMVDDFWKIWERFYLQSIQNATKWFNQRNLPQIGQLVLIRDERLPPAKWSLARILQIHSGADGHARVATLKTANSTLVRPFTKLSIFPDCTN; this is encoded by the exons ATGCGTCCCGTTACAGTGCCACTCGAATCACCCAACTTCTATCTTCCGCATCACGGGGTGATTCGCGAATCTAGTACGACTACTAAGCTTCGTGTCGTGTTCAACGGATCACAAAAAACATCATCTGGATTATCGTTAAACGATTGTCTTCATACTGGTCCGAAACATCAAAGTGAACTTATTGATGTTCTTCTAAGGTGGAGACGCCATCCGGTCGCGTTCGCGTGTGACTTAGAGAAAATATATTGTCAGATTGACGTTCATCAAGATGATTGGCAGTTCCAACGAATCGTCTGGCGTGAAAATCCTTCGGAACCTCTTCAAAGTTACGACCTGACAACGGTAACGTACGGACTTTCATGCGCGCCGTACCTCGCAATTCGTTGTATTCGACAGTTAGCGGAAGAACATGTTGAAGAGCAGCCTCTCGGTTCTTCTGCTCTTTTTCGCGACACTTACGTGGACGATATCATTTCCGGTGCTAATGACATTGATGAAGTTCAAGAATTAATCTTTCAATTAAATCGAGTTTCAAGGGCGGGCGGTTTCCTAGCGCGAAAGTGGATTTCAAATGTTTCAGAAGCGCTCGCATATGTTCCTTCAGACCTTCTATCTGATACAGAAACGCTGCGTGTTCAAGATAACAATTCCCTTCGCGCATTGGGTATTCTTTGGAACAATTCGACCGATGACTTtctattttgtttcaataatgACGATTTTGACTTCCGGGACCTTACTAAGCGTAAAGGTCTATCATTCATTGCGCATTTATTCGACCCCCTCGGGTGGCTTTCTCCGATCATTGTAACTGCGAAGATTTTTGTGCAAAATTTGTGCACTTGTAATCTCGAATGGGACGAAATCCTTCCGTATGACCTTTCTCTTCAATGGAACGAATACATTAACTCTTTTCAAACGTGTCCGGTAATTCGCATTCCGAGATGGCTTGGAATTACTCGGGATTGTTCTTCGATTGAATTGCACGGGTTCGCGGATGCTTCGAGTGCCTTTGGTGCGGTAGTGTATCTTCGCGTTTCAAGCGCACCTCTTAAACGCGTAACCATTCCGCGACTTGAATTGTGCGCCGCCGTGTT CCACTTCAGCCGTCCATTTAGAGGTGGCCACAGATTATTCAACTTCAGTACAAGCGATTTTCCGGAAGAAGAGGTATCAGTGAATCTCTACAGCGACTGTGGCACGAATCTTGTTGGAGCTGACCCTGAGCTGCGTTCCATGTTTTCTGCAGCGTCCGAAGAATGGAAAGAAATGGCTAGTCTCTTGAGCGGCGACGACACCCGATGGAAGTTCAATCCTCCCGGAGCACCACATTTCAGTGGAAAGTGGAAGGCCGGAGTAAAATCCGTTAAAGGCCACCTTCGAAAAGTTATCGGATCGACACTTCTTACGTATGAAGAATACAACACCGTTTTGATTCAAATTGAGGCCGTGCTAAATTCAAGACCTCTATGTTCAATATCTGACGATCcgaacaattttgatgttctGACTCCGGGTCACTTCCTCATCGGTAACGCTCTCACCGTTGTTCCGGAGCCGTCCGGCTTCGATGAAAAGATATCGAGACTCTCTCGATGGCAGCTTCTTCGTCGTATGGTCGATGATTTCTGGAAGATTTGGGAAAGGTTTTATCTACAATCTATTCAGAACGCTACGAAGTGGTTCAATCAACGAAATCTTCCTCAAATTGGACAGCTTGTACTCATCCGAGATGAAAGATTACCTCCGGCGAAATGGTCTCTAGCAAGAATTCTTCAAATTCATTCCGGTGCCGATGGTCACGCTCGCGTCGCAACGCTCAAAACCGCAAATTCAACGCTTGTTCGTCCGTTCACTAAGTTAAGCATTTTTCCAGATTGTACAAATTAG
- the LOC139432353 gene encoding uncharacterized protein, producing MQLIFHLSTQSNNTKQNKETTTTDIETTTDVETTTDVETTSDVETTTDVETTTDIETTTDIETTTDITTDFTTDIETTTDVTTDFTTDIETTTDVETTTNVETTTDVETTTDVTTDFTTDIETTTDVETTTDVETTTDVETTTDEMKNPFI from the exons ATGCAACTCATATTTCACCTCAGCACACAAAGTAACAacacaaaacaaaacaaag aaacaacaacaacagatatagaaacaacaacagatGTAGAAACAACAACCGATGTAGAAACAACAAGCGATGTAGAAACAACAACTGATgtagaaacaacaacagatatagaaacaacaactgatatagaaacaacaacTGATATAACAACTGATTTTACAACTgatatagaaacaacaacagatGTAACAACTGATTTTACAACTgatatagaaacaacaacagatGTAGAAACAACAACCAATGTGGAAACAACAACTGATgtagaaacaacaacagatGTAACAACTGATTTTACAACTgatatagaaacaacaacagatgtagaaacaacaaccgatgtagaaacaacaacagatgtagaaacaacaacagat gaaatgaaaaatccttttatttga
- the LOC139432369 gene encoding uncharacterized protein: protein MVVCEDCGKSFTRVDNLKRHQRLSCIGKRIKLDAPQIPKAVKCEACDDYVNRQCYSAHLRSNAHKRNAFVIIDDGVERIAGAFGDKIVSYRISEEGFFVDLDEFSHRIREKILNLIQSAIDIHRNVKLNMECFGLYFLQSKEDCEIKSFNTKNKVVSLASDLYKIYKEFIDEISSKMSEFQERDSGWTLMQILYMELNLNKYNPIRASNYIDLPSQIKAKRAVINIQNADDACFAWAVTSALHEPNGLPQRTSSYPNYLDCGLDYSNIVFPVKLRDIPVFEKQNKLSINVYGINEYFKDGVMNYDIITMYICRQKEERHINLLLVTNDSGNSHYCWIKNLSRLLSSQASQNGHEKYICDGCLVFFTSENKLIRHQSDDCSKVRAILPTTNLKINKYGNEEKENILQFENFERQLKIPFVVYADFEALQKPIADAEATELNDDNSYSVKCFKHEPYAFAYYIKCSYDESLSKFEIYRGCNAAQIFMSKLEHDVLNIYKNYLSQPKEMLPLPPIDRLIHEMQDICHICSHKIKEGNKVCDHDHLTGLYRGPAHAVCNINYQLPKFIPIFFHNLSNYDCHMFVKDMALKEEDVDVIAQNKEKYISFSKKIIVGENIDSKGKLRRVHMKLRFVDSFRFMALSLEKLGSFLEDNQCVQIRKYFRNEEQFRLIRQKGVFPYSFVDSFEKLNLTALPDRSSFYNTLCDDSITEENYCRAQTVWNLFNCRTLGEYSDIYLTSDVLLLADVFENFRTISMKYYSLDPCHYFTAPGFGWDALLRMTGVKLELLTDIDMLHFFKNGIRGGLSMCTKRSAKANNKLMMEFDETKDPSYILYLDATNLYGHAMRRKLPTGGFRWLSDEEIQKLDIYNTEDDSEKGYVFEVDLEYPEAIHDEHNDLPFCPERIVPPGSKNAKLIANLENKTKYIIHYVNLKQCIKFGLKLTKIYRVLEFKQSNWMRSYIDFNSDKRAKAKNEFEKNHYKAMNNIVYGKTMENVEKRVDIRLVTHWECRHKKPGVEALIAKPNFKSSKIFCDNLIAVQLNVAEVRYCKPLYVGFSILELSKTVMYSFFYDYLKLKYGNNITLLYTDTDSLILEITTPNVYEDIKENIEFFDTSNYPLENIHNIPRGRSVLGRMKDEYPNRCITSFVGTGAKAYCITLLNDNVKKAKGVKKYVIDKHLSVTDYKRVVECGGSVHKKMYIFKSEFHTMYTELKNKIALSSCDDKRYILPNGCNTLAWGHWLIKRLNANK, encoded by the exons atggtcGTGTGTGAggattgtggaaaaagttttactcgagttgacaatttaaaaagacaTCAACGATTATCTTGTATTGGCAAGAGAATCAAGCTTGACGCACCGCAAATTCCAAAAGCAGTAAAATGTGAGGCTTGCGATGATTATGTAAATAGACAATGTTACTCTGCACATTTACGAAGCAACGCACACAAGCGTAACGCTTTTGTTATAATCGATGACGGAGTGGAGAGAATAGCTGGAGCATTCGGTGACAAAATTGTCAGTTATCGAATAAGTGAAGAAGGTTTTTTTGTGGATTTGGATGAATTTTCTCATAGAATTcgagaaaaaatactaaatctaATACAAAGCGCAATCGATATTCaccgaaatgtaaaattaaatatggaatgttttggtttgtattttttacaatcaaaggaagactgtgaaataaaatcattcaatacGAAAAATAAGGTAGTATCATTAGCGTCGgatctgtataaaatatataaggaatttattgatgaaatttcatcaaaaatgtcaGAATTCCAGGAACGAGATTCAG gatggactttaatgcaaattctctatatggagttaaatttaaacaaatataatcctATCAGAGCATCTAATTACATCGATCTACCATcacaaataaaagcaaagcgtgctgtgataaatatacaaaacgcgGATGATGCATGTTTTGCATGGGCTGTAACATCCGCACTACATGAACCGAACGGTTTACCACAGAGGACATCTTCGTATCCGAATTACCTAGACTGCGGCTTAGactattcaaatattgtttttccagTTAAATTACGAGATATACCTGTATTTGAAAAGCAGAACAAACTATCTATTAATGTATATGGAATAAATGAGTATTTTAAAGACggtgttatgaattatgacataattacaatgtatatatgtcgacaaaaagaagaaagacatataaatttattattggttaCAAATGATTCCGGGAATAGTCactattgttggataaaaaatctGTCTCGATTACTATCATCGCAAGCATCGCAGAATGGTCATGAAAAGTATATTTGCGACGGATGCTTGGTATTCTTTACgtcagaaaataaacttatccgTCATCAAAGTGACGATTGCAGCAAGGTAAGGGCAATtttaccaacaacaaatttgaaaataaataaatatggaaatgaagaaaaggaaaatatactacagttcgaaaattttgaacgacaattaaaaataccgtTCGTGGTGTATGCAGATTTTGAAGCATTACAGAAACCGATCGCCGATGCGGAAGCAACAGAACTTAACGATGATAATTCATACTCCgtcaaatgtttcaaacacgAACCTTATGCATTtgcatattatataaaatgttcataTGACGAATCATTGTCGAAGTTTGAAATATATCGCGGATGTAATGCTGCTCAAATTTTCATGAGCAAGTTGGAACATGACGTTctgaatatatacaaaaattatttaagccaACCAAAAGAAATGCTCCCATTACCACCTATTGATAGATTAATACATGAGATGCAGGATATCTGTCACATTTgttcgcacaaaataaaagaaggtaATAAAGTGTGCGATCATGATCACCTAACTGGGTTGTATAGAGGACCCGCACATGCTGTATGTaacatcaattatcaattaccaaaGTTCATACCGATATTCTTTCACAATCTTTCGAACTACGATTGTCATATGTTTGTGAAAGATATGgcattaaaagaagaagacgtGGACGTTATAGCacagaataaagaaaagtatatatcattttcgaaaaaaattatcgtaggAGAAAACATTGACAGCAAGGGAAAGCTAAGGCGGGTTCATATGAAATTGAGATTTGTGGATTCATTTAGGTTTATGGCTTTATCGCTAGAGAAGTTGGGTTCATTTTTGGAAGACAACCAATGCGTTcaaatcagaaaatattttaggaacGAAGAACAGTTTCGACTTATACGTCAGAAAGGAGTTTTTCCGTATTCCTTTGTGGATTCATTCGAAAAGCTGAATCTTACCGCTCTGCCAGATCGAAGTAGTTTTTACAATACTTTATGCGACGATAGTATAAccgaagaaaattattgtcgTGCACAAACGGTGTGGAACTTATTTAACTGTCGCACTTTAGGCGAATATAGCGACATTTATTTAACGTCTGACGTTTTACTTTTGGCGGACGTATTTGAGAATTTCCGAACCATCTCGATGAAGTATTACTCTTTAGATCCATGTCATTACTTCACAGCGCCGGGCTTCGGTTGGGATGCATTATTACGAATGACAGgggtaaaattagaattattaacggacatagacatgttacacttctttaaaaatggtattcgcGGTGGATTAAGTATGTGCACTAAACGCAGTGCGAAggctaacaataaattaatgatggaATTTGATGAAACCAAAGACCCATCTTATATTTTGTATCTCGACGCTACGAATTTGTATGGACACGCAATGAGACGAAAATTACCGACGGGGGGATTTCGATGGCTATCAGATGAAGAGATTCAAAAGTTAGATATTTACAATACGGAAGACGATTCCGAAAAGGGTTACGTGTTCGAGGTAGATTTAGAGTATCCGGAAGCAATACATGATGAACACAACGATTTGCCATTTTGTCCAGAACGGATTGTACCCCCAGgttcaaaaaatgcaaagttaatagcaaatttggaaaataaaacaaaatacatcatTCATTACGTGAATCTAAAGCAGTGTATCAAGTTCGGATTGAAACTAACGAAGATTTACAGAGtattagaatttaaacaatccaaCTGGATGCGGAGCTACATCGATTTCAATTCCGATAAACGTGCGAAAGCtaagaatgaatttgaaaaaaatcattacaaagcaATGAATAACATCGTATACGGTAAGACAatggaaaatgtggaaaagcGAGTGGATATAAGACTAGTTACCCACTGGGAATGTCGTCATAAGAAACCGGGCGTGGAAGCCCTAATagctaaaccaaattttaaatcttcgaaaatattttgcgaTAATTTGATAGCCGTTCAATTGAACGTCGCGGAAGTTCGTTATTGCAAACCGCTGTATGTGGGTTTCAGTATATTAGAGCTTTCGAAAACCGTAATGTACAGCTTCTTCTATGATTacttaaaacttaaatatggaaataacatAACACTTTTATACACCGATACTGATTCCCTAATCCTAGAAATTACTACTCCCAATGTATAtgaggatataaaagaaaatattgaattttttgacaCGTCCAATTATCCGTTAGAGAATATACACAATATACCTCGCGGTCGATCTGTGTTGGGAAGAATGAAAGATGAATATCCAAACAGGTGCATAACGTCATTTGTTGGAACAGGAGCTAAGGCGTACTGCATCACCTTGTTGAATGATAATGTAAAGAAGGCTAAAGGAGTAAAGaaatatgttatagataaacaTTTAAGCGTGACCGATTATAAACGTGTGGTTGAATGTGGCGGATcggttcataaaaaaatgtacatttttaagtcAGAATTTCATACTATGTATAccgaattaaagaataaaattgctcTTTCATCGTGCGATGATAAACGATACATATTACCGAACGGATGTAATACTTTGGCGTGGGGTCATTGgttgataaaaagattgaatgcgaataaatga
- the LOC139432370 gene encoding uncharacterized protein, with translation MSQDGFSQIDLTAPGFASQESFLLNSFDINLLNMSTVEKALDPNVQPNEQPMDPNVESNVQQATALPNIAGSSKVDDKNVKHLSLSLRRKSGNREHRKKGAGVWLPPDKYRELRRETRARSRSTKHKRVSVEPATLSKVEVTHSEVASGDESNDSLSLMAVSQHCTENRTYLKAINAAFVSKASSSKASSIPTPPTNINIPTIEVPSLSPKVQILRVDTIPATSVISDVPASLFSNAMCAAVETTKEEILTEINILYQNFYKDLHAKVLQLQTSLRELAQFREGLASSSNHSLTTSLDITVATLTVEMKKAEFILSSLHTNNFPS, from the coding sequence atgtctcaagacggttttagtcaaattgatttaactGCTCCGGGTTTCGCCAGCCAGGAATCCTTTCTGTTAAACAGTTTTGACATAAACCTGTTGAACATGTCGACTGTTGAGAAGGCTCTGGATCCAAACGTGCAGCCTAATGAGCAGCCGATGGATCCAAACGTTGAATCTAATGTGCAGCAAGCTACGGCGCTTCCAAACATCGCAGGTTCCTCGAAAGTCGACGATAAGAATGTGAAACACCTTTCACTTTCACTTCGTCGAAAGTCGGGGAACCGTGAACACCGGAAGAAGGGTGCAGGTGTGTGGTTACCGCCAGATAAGTATAGAGAGCTTCGACGGGAGACCCGTGCTCGTTCGCGAAGTACCAAACACAAGCGTGTGTCAGTTGAACCTGCGACTCTGTCAAAGGTTGAAGTGACACACTCGGAAGTGGCTAGCGGCGATGAGTCCAACGACTCTCTTTCTTTAATGGCGGTATCCCAACACTGCACCGAAAACCGGACATACCTTAAAGCTATTAATGCAGCTTTTGTTTCTAAggcttcttcttctaaagcttCGTCGATTCCCACTCCCCCTACTAACATAAACATTCCTACCATAGAAGTTCCCTCATTAAGCCCGAAAGTACAAATCTTAAGGGTGGACACAATTCCCGCTACTTCAGTCATTTCCGATGTACCTGCCAGCCTTTTTTCAAATGCAATGTGTGCAGCAGTAGAAACAACCAAAGAGGAGATTTTGaccgaaattaatattttgtatcaaaatttttataaagaccTTCATGCAAAGGTACTTCAATTGCAGACCTCTTTGAGAGAACTTGCACAGTTTAGGGAAGGGCTGGCGTCGAGTTCTAACCACTCTTTAACAACGTCACTCGACATCACCGTTGCAACATTAAccgttgaaatgaaaaaagcaGAATTCATTTTGTCTTCTTTACATACTAATAACTTCCCTTCCTAG